A stretch of Cicer arietinum cultivar CDC Frontier isolate Library 1 chromosome 5, Cicar.CDCFrontier_v2.0, whole genome shotgun sequence DNA encodes these proteins:
- the LOC101503304 gene encoding F-box protein At5g49610-like: MELPQDILLEIFSWLSGKSICKFKSCCMSFSNFPEEVNFKIKQARNLLKMEDTCFFIQPEQKCKKIIELHSLPKEKQSSGVPNNVLKFLSSSASVLASSNGLILCCNISDHDPIELFICNPITKSRCFIPTPESLQENYRKVNINILLDCSNGCVDDYKVYLFENTMEWSPTCYICKVYHGKEGVWKTMEKSFFPGSRNIKFDMSVLHNGVIYFISDCSPYFGRSSPFYMPYIVSYNLEHGMSTILRLPEEATKGCHENNVSCDMGIFKWGKVTNPNGSICLVKLRECVFNVWFLKDCESSSWQKVLEVRVKALGLKEKDLDVRGFMVMNGDLLIFATENKVYSCGLSGERFMVVEEICSHNCGYSIRLIPYLDTLRLCGTNVETMPC; the protein is encoded by the coding sequence ATGGAATTGCCTCAAGATATTCTTTTagagatattttcttggttatCAGGCAAGTCTATTTGCAAATTCAAATCATGTTGCATGTCGTTCTCTAACTTTCCAGAAGaagtcaattttaaaataaagcaagctcgaaatttgttgaagatggaagaCACATGCTTCTTCATACAACCTGAACAAAAGtgcaaaaaaataattgagttaCATTCTTTACCTAAAGAAAAACAATCTTCGGGTGTTCCTAACAATGTTCTAAAATTCTTATCGAGTTCAGCTAGTGTATTAGCTTCTAGTAATGGTTTAATTCTTTGTTGCAACATAAGTGATCATGACCCTATTGAGTTGTTCATCTGCAATCCAATCACAAAGTCACGGTGTTTTATTCCTACACCCGAATCACTTCAAGAAAATTATCGCAAAgtcaatataaatatattgttagATTGCTCTAATGGCTGCGTAGATGATTATAAAGTCTAcctttttgaaaatacaatggaATGGTCACCAACTTGTTATATATGCAAGGTTTATCATGGCAAAGAAGGTGTGTGGAAAACAATGGAAAAAAGTTTCTTTCCTGGTAGTAGGAACATTAAGTTTGACATGTCTGTGCTTCACAACGGagtcatttattttatctcaGATTGTTCTCCTTACTTTGGCAGATCGAGTCCTTTTTACATGCCTTATATCGTATCTTACAATTTGGAGCATGGAATGTCAACCATCCTTAGGTTGCCGGAAGAAGCAACAAAAGGTTGTCATGAGAATAATGTGTCATGTGACATGGGCATTTTTAAATGGGGTAAAGTTACAAATCCAAATGGGTCTATTTGTTTGGTGAAATTGAGAGAATGTGTTTTCAATGTATGGTTTTTAAAAGATTGTGAATCAAGTTCATGGCAAAAGGTTTTAGAAGTGAGAGTGAAAGCATTAGGGTTAAAAGAAAAAGACCTTGACGTTAGAGGATTTATGGTTATGAATGGTGATCTTTTAATTTTTGCTACAGAAAATAAGGTTTATAGTTGTGGTTTGAGCGGTGAAAGATTTATGGTGGTGGAAGAAATATGCAGCCATAATTGTGGATATAGTATTCGATTAATTCCCTACTTAGATACTCTTCGTTTGTGTGGTACTAATGTTGAAACCATGCCTTGTTAG
- the LOC101497629 gene encoding protein transport protein SEC23 E-like isoform X2, translating to MSEIASTDPEGVDGVRMTWNVWPRSKVEASKCVIPLAVTLYVIRPHPDIPRLPYAPLRCKTCSAALNPFARVDFTAKIWICPFCYQRNHFPPHYNAISETHLPGELYPQYTTVEYAIPHSDPNPPPSPVFLFLLDTCIIDEEIEFLKSALKRAIGLLPDNALVGFLSFGTQVQVHELGFSDMSKVYVFRGSKEISKDQILEQLGLASSASARRPMKGAPFPNSGVSRFLLPASEGEYTLNSLLDELQRDQWPVPPGKRHARCTGVALSVAAGLLSACIPGTGARIIALVGGPCTEGPGTIVSKDLSDPVRSHKDLDKDAAPYFKKAVKFYEGLAKQLVSQGHVLDIFASALDQVGVAEMKVAVERTGGLVVLSESFGHSVFKDSFKRVFEDGEQSLGLCFNGTLEINCSKEIKIQGIVGPCTSMEKKGPSVADTVIGEGNTTIWKMCGLDKSTCLTVLFDLSSSDRANTPGAVNPQLYLQFLTSYQSPDGQLVLRVTTVTRRWVDSSVSSEVIPLFSKYLWLWELVQGFDQETAAVVMARFASLKMETEETFDATRWLDRFLIRLCSKFGDYRKDDPSSFTLNPSFSLFPQFMFNLRRSQFVQVFNNSPDETAYFRMLLNRENISNAAVMIQPSLISYSFNSLPAPALLDVASIAADRILLLDSYFSVVIFHGMTIAQWRNLGYQNQPEHQAFAQLLRAPQDDAQAVIRDRFPVPRLVVCDQHGSQARFLLAKLNPSATYNNAHEMAAGSDVIFTDDVSLQVFFEHLQRLAVQS from the exons ATGTCTGAAATCGCGAGCACAGATCCCGAGGGAGTAGATGGAGTTCGCATGACATGGAACGTTTGGCCACGAAGCAAAGTAGAAGCAAGCAAGTGCGTCATCCCTCTGGCCGTCACTTTATACGTGATCCGTCCTCATCCCGACATCCCTCGTCTCCCTTACGCCCCTCTCCGTTGCAAAACCTGCAGCGCTGCCCTTAACCCTTTCGCTCGTGTCGATTTCACCGCCAAGATCTGGATCTGTCCTTTCTGTTATCAACGTAATCATTTCCCTCCTCATTATAACGCTATCTCTGAAACACATCTACCTGGTGAACTTTACCCTCAATACACCACCGTTGAATACGCTATTCCTCATTCCGATCCTAATCCTCCTCCTTCCCCTGTTTTTCTCTTTCTCCTTGATACTTGTATCATCGATGAAGAGATCGAATTTCTCAAATCTGCTCTTAAACGTGCTATCGGCCTTTTACCTGATAATGCCCTTGTTGGTTTTTTATCCTTTGGTACTCAGGTTCAGGTTCATGAATTGGGATTCTCCGATATGTCTAAGGTTTATGTCTTTCGTGGTTCCAAAGAGATTTCTAAAGATCAGATTTTGGAACAGTTAGGTCTTGCTTCTTCTGCTTCTGCTAGGAGACCTATGAAGGGTGCTCCTTTCCCTAATTCTGGTGTGTCGCGCTTTTTGTTGCCTGCATCTGAGGGTGAATACACTCTTAATTCG CTGTTAGATGAATTGCAGCGCGATCAGTGGCCTGTTCCTCCCGGCAAACGACATGCTCGCTGTACCGGAGTTGCATTGAGTGTTGCAGCTGGATTGCTTAGTGCTTGTATTCCCGGAACTGGTGCTAGAATCATAGCTTTGGTCGGGGGACCATGCACGGAAGGACCTGGCACg ATTGTGTCAAAAGATCTCTCTGATCCGGTGCGTTCTCATAAAGATCTTGATAAAGATGCAGCGCCCTACTTTAAGAAAGCAGTCAAATTTTATGAGGGTCTTGCAAAACAGCTGGTTAGCCAGGGTCATGTTTTAGATATTTTTGCATCAGCACTTGATCAG gtTGGAGTTGCAGAAATGAAAGTTGCAGTTGAAAGAACTGGTGGCCTTGTTGTCCTGTCTGAAAGTTTTGGTCATTCAGTCTTCAAGGACTCTTTTAAGCGTGTTTTCGAGGATGGGGAGCAATCTCTTGGTCTTTGTTTCAA TGGAACCCTTGAGATTAATTGCTCAAAGGAAATCAAAATTCAGGGAATTGTTGGACCTTGCACATCGATGGAGAAG AAAGGGCCTTCTGTTGCTGATACTGTCATAGGAGAGGGGAACACAACAATATGGAAAATGTGTGGCCTTGACAAGAGTACGTGCTTGACTGTGTTGTTTGATCTTTCATCAAGTGATCGTGCAAATACTCCAGGTGCTGTCAACCCACAATTGTACCTGCAGTTTCTTACAAG TTACCAGAGCCCAGATGGTCAATTAGTGCTTCGCGTGACAACAGTAACCAGAAGATGGGTAGATAGTTCTGTTAGCTCTGAGGTAATTCCACTCTTCTCTAAATACTTGTGGCTGTGG GAATTGGTTCAAGGATTTGACCAAGAAACTGCTGCAGTGGTAATGGCTAGATTTGCTTCTCTGAAAATGGAGACAGAG GAAACATTTGATGCCACACGGTGGTTGGATAGGTTCCTCATTCGCCTCTGTTCTAAATTTGGGGACTACCGCAAAGACGATCCATCATCATTTACATTAAACCCATCATTTTCTCTTTTCCCCCAGTTTATGTTCAATCTGCGACGCTCACAGTTTGTACAG GTTTTTAACAACAGTCCAGATGAGACTGCATACTTCCGCATGTTGTTAAACCGGGAAAATATTAGTAATGCAGCTGTCATGATTCAGCCATCTCTAATATCATATTCATTTAATTCACTGCCTGCACCAGCATTGTTGGATGTCGCTTCCATTGCTGCAGACCGGATTCTGTTGCTAGATTCATATTTTAGTGTGGTTATTTTTCATGGGATGACAATAGCTCAATGGCGCAACTTGGGATACCAGAACCAACCAGAACACCAG GCCTTTGCGCAACTATTACGAGCTCCACAAGATGATGCCCAAGCGGTTATTAGAGATCGGTTCCCTGTTCCTAGATTGGTAGTGTGTGATCAACATGGTTCCCAG GCTAGATTTTTATTAGCAAAGCTGAATCCCTCAGCAACATATAATAATGCGCACGAGATGGCTGCTGGTTCTGATGTAATCTTTACTGATGATGTTAGTCTTCAAGTTTTCTTTGAGCATCTGCAAAGGCTGGCTGTCCAATCTTGA
- the LOC101503961 gene encoding F-box protein At5g49610-like yields MELPQDILLEIFSWLPGKSICKFKSCCMSFSNFPEEVNFKIKQARNLLKMEDTCFFIQPEQKCKKIIELHSLPKEKQSSGVPNNVLKFLSSSASVLASSNGLILCCNISDHDPIELFICNPITKSQCFIPTPESLQENYRKVNINILLDCSNGCVDDYKVYLFENTMEWSPTCYICKVYHGKEGVWKTMEKSFFPGSRNIKFDMSVLHNGVIYFISDCSPYFGRSSPFYMPYIVSYNLEHGMSTILRLPEEATKGCHENNVSCDMGIFKWGKLTNQNQSICLVRLRECVFNVWFLKDCESSSWQKVLEVRVKALGLKEKDLDVRGFMVMNGDLLIFATENKVYSCGLSGERFMMVEEICSHNCGYSIRLIPYLDTLRLCGTNVETMPC; encoded by the coding sequence ATGGAATTGCCTCAAGATATTCTTTTagagatattttcttggttacCAGGCAAGTCTATTTGCAAATTCAAATCATGTTGCATGTCGTTCTCTAACTTTCCAGAAGaagtcaattttaaaataaagcaagctcgaaatttgttgaagatggaagaCACATGCTTCTTCATACAACCTGAACAAAAGtgcaaaaaaataattgagttaCATTCTTTACCTAAAGAAAAACAATCTTCGGGTGTTCCTAACAATGTTCTAAAATTCTTATCGAGTTCAGCTAGTGTATTAGCTTCTAGTAATGGTTTAATTCTTTGTTGCAACATAAGTGATCATGACCCTATTGAGTTGTTCATCTGCAATCCAATCACAAAGTCACAGTGTTTTATTCCTACACCCGAGTCACTTCAAGAAAATTATCGCAAAgtcaatataaatatattgttagACTGCTCTAATGGCTGCGTAGATGATTATAAAGTCTAcctttttgaaaatacaatggaATGGTCACCAACTTGTTATATATGCAAGGTTTATCATGGCAAAGAAGGTGTGTGGAAAACAATGGAAAAAAGTTTCTTTCCTGGTAGTAGAAACATTAAATTTGACATGTCTGTGCTTCACAACGGagtcatttattttatctctGATTGTTCTCCTTACTTTGGTAGATCGAGCCCTTTTTACATGCCTTATATCGTGTCTTACAATTTGGAACATGGAATGTCAACCATCCTTAGGTTGCCGGAAGAAGCAACAAAAGGTTGTCATGAGAATAATGTGTCATGTGACATGGGCATCTTTAAATGGGGTAAActtacaaatcaaaatcaatccATCTGTTTGGTGAGATTGAGAGAATGTGTTTTCAATGTATGGTTTTTAAAAGATTGTGAATCAAGTTCATGGCAAAAGGTTTTAGAAGTGAGAGTGAAAGCATTAGGGTTAAAAGAAAAAGACCTTGACGTTAGAGGATTTATGGTTATGAATGGTGATCTTTTAATTTTTGCTACAGAAAATAAGGTTTATAGTTGTGGTTTGAGCGGCGAAAGATTTATGATGGTGGAAGAAATATGCAGCCATAATTGTGGATATAGTATTCGATTAATTCCCTACTTAGATACTCTTCGTTTGTGTGGTACTAATGTTGAAACCATGCCTTGTTAG
- the LOC101497307 gene encoding protein transport protein SEC23 B-like has translation MEKKGPSVADTVIGEGNTTIWKMCGLDKSTCLTVLFDLSSSDRANTPGAVNPQLYLQFLTSYQSPDGQLVLRVTTVTRRWVDSSVSSEELVQGFDQETAAVVMARFASLKMETEETFDATRWLDRFLIRLCSKFGDYRKDDPSSLTLNPSFSLFPQFMFNLRRSQFVQVFNNSPDETAYFRMLLNRENISNAAVMIQPSLISYSFNSLPAPALLDVASIAADRILLLDSYFSVVIFHGMTIAQWRNLGYQNQPEHQAFAQLLRAPQDDAQAVIRDRFPVPRLVVCDQHGSQARFLLAKLNPSATYNNAHEMAAGSDVIFTDDVSLQVFFEHLQRLAVQS, from the exons ATGGAGAAG AAAGGGCCTTCTGTTGCTGATACTGTCATAGGAGAGGGGAACACAACAATATGGAAAATGTGTGGCCTTGACAAGAGTACGTGCTTGACTGTGTTGTTTGATCTTTCATCAAGTGATCGTGCAAATACTCCAGGTGCTGTCAACCCACAATTGTACCTGCAGTTTCTTACAAG TTACCAGAGCCCAGATGGTCAATTAGTGCTTCGCGTGACAACAGTAACCAGAAGATGGGTAGATAGTTCTGTTAGCTCTGAG GAATTGGTTCAAGGATTTGACCAAGAAACTGCTGCAGTGGTAATGGCTAGATTTGCTTCTCTGAAAATGGAGACAGAG GAAACATTTGATGCCACACGGTGGTTGGATAGGTTCCTCATTCGCCTCTGTTCTAAATTTGGGGACTACCGCAAAGACGATCCATCATCACTTACATTAAACCCATCATTTTCTCTTTTCCCCCAGTTTATGTTCAATCTGCGACGCTCACAGTTTGTACAG GTTTTTAACAACAGTCCAGATGAGACTGCATACTTCCGCATGTTGTTAAACCGGGAAAATATTAGTAATGCAGCTGTCATGATTCAGCCATCTCTAATATCGTATTCATTTAATTCACTGCCTGCACCAGCATTGTTGGATGTCGCTTCCATTGCTGCAGACCGGATTCTGTTGCTAGATTCATATTTTAGTGTGGTTATTTTTCATGGGATGACAATAGCTCAATGGCGCAACTTGGGATACCAGAACCAACCAGAACACCAG GCCTTTGCGCAACTATTACGAGCTCCACAAGATGATGCCCAAGCGGTTATTAGAGATCGGTTCCCTGTTCCTAGATTGGTAGTGTGTGATCAACATGGTTCCCAG GCTAGATTTTTATTAGCAAAGCTGAATCCCTCAGCAACATATAATAATGCGCACGAGATGGCTGCTGGTTCTGATGTAATCTTTACTGATGATGTTAGTCTTCAAGTTTTCTTTGAGCATCTGCAAAGGCTGGCTGTCCAATCTTGA
- the LOC101498510 gene encoding cysteine proteinase inhibitor B gives MAVTLTIVVTTLLCFLSTASCGRVIVGAKTEISDARTNREVQELGKFAVEEYNYKQGLNNGGGGEALKFVEVVEAQQQVVSGMKYYLNISATDRSGIHRMFTSVVVVKPWLQYKKLLHFEPLSTTHQLQHTSTM, from the coding sequence ATGGCAGTTACTTTGACAATTGTTGTAACCACCTTGCTCTGCTTCCTCTCAACGGCGTCGTGCGGACGCGTTATAGTTGGGGCGAAAACAGAGATTTCTGATGCAAGGACAAACAGGGAGGTACAGGAGCTTGGGAAGTTCGCGGTGGAGGAGTATAATTACAAGCAAGGTTTAAACAACGGCGGCGGCGGAGAGGCGTTGAAGTTCGTTGAGGTTGTGGAGGCGCAGCAGCAAGTGGTGTCGGGGATGAAATACTATCTCAACATCTCAGCAACTGATCGGAGTGGGATTCATAGAATGTTCACCTCTGTTGTGGTGGTGAAGCCGTGGCTTCAGTACAAGAAGCTTCTCCATTTTGAGCCTCTATCCACCACCCACCAACTCCAACATACTAGTACTATGTAA
- the LOC101497629 gene encoding protein transport protein SEC23 E-like isoform X1, translating to MSEIASTDPEGVDGVRMTWNVWPRSKVEASKCVIPLAVTLYVIRPHPDIPRLPYAPLRCKTCSAALNPFARVDFTAKIWICPFCYQRNHFPPHYNAISETHLPGELYPQYTTVEYAIPHSDPNPPPSPVFLFLLDTCIIDEEIEFLKSALKRAIGLLPDNALVGFLSFGTQVQVHELGFSDMSKVYVFRGSKEISKDQILEQLGLASSASARRPMKGAPFPNSGVSRFLLPASEGEYTLNSLLDELQRDQWPVPPGKRHARCTGVALSVAAGLLSACIPGTGARIIALVGGPCTEGPGTIVSKDLSDPVRSHKDLDKDAAPYFKKAVKFYEGLAKQLVSQGHVLDIFASALDQVGVAEMKVAVERTGGLVVLSESFGHSVFKDSFKRVFEDGEQSLGLCFNGTLEINCSKEIKIQGIVGPCTSMEKKGPSVADTVIGEGNTTIWKMCGLDKSTCLTVLFDLSSSDRANTPGAVNPQLYLQFLTSYQSPDGQLVLRVTTVTRRWVDSSVSSEELVQGFDQETAAVVMARFASLKMETEETFDATRWLDRFLIRLCSKFGDYRKDDPSSFTLNPSFSLFPQFMFNLRRSQFVQVFNNSPDETAYFRMLLNRENISNAAVMIQPSLISYSFNSLPAPALLDVASIAADRILLLDSYFSVVIFHGMTIAQWRNLGYQNQPEHQAFAQLLRAPQDDAQAVIRDRFPVPRLVVCDQHGSQARFLLAKLNPSATYNNAHEMAAGSDVIFTDDVSLQVFFEHLQRLAVQS from the exons ATGTCTGAAATCGCGAGCACAGATCCCGAGGGAGTAGATGGAGTTCGCATGACATGGAACGTTTGGCCACGAAGCAAAGTAGAAGCAAGCAAGTGCGTCATCCCTCTGGCCGTCACTTTATACGTGATCCGTCCTCATCCCGACATCCCTCGTCTCCCTTACGCCCCTCTCCGTTGCAAAACCTGCAGCGCTGCCCTTAACCCTTTCGCTCGTGTCGATTTCACCGCCAAGATCTGGATCTGTCCTTTCTGTTATCAACGTAATCATTTCCCTCCTCATTATAACGCTATCTCTGAAACACATCTACCTGGTGAACTTTACCCTCAATACACCACCGTTGAATACGCTATTCCTCATTCCGATCCTAATCCTCCTCCTTCCCCTGTTTTTCTCTTTCTCCTTGATACTTGTATCATCGATGAAGAGATCGAATTTCTCAAATCTGCTCTTAAACGTGCTATCGGCCTTTTACCTGATAATGCCCTTGTTGGTTTTTTATCCTTTGGTACTCAGGTTCAGGTTCATGAATTGGGATTCTCCGATATGTCTAAGGTTTATGTCTTTCGTGGTTCCAAAGAGATTTCTAAAGATCAGATTTTGGAACAGTTAGGTCTTGCTTCTTCTGCTTCTGCTAGGAGACCTATGAAGGGTGCTCCTTTCCCTAATTCTGGTGTGTCGCGCTTTTTGTTGCCTGCATCTGAGGGTGAATACACTCTTAATTCG CTGTTAGATGAATTGCAGCGCGATCAGTGGCCTGTTCCTCCCGGCAAACGACATGCTCGCTGTACCGGAGTTGCATTGAGTGTTGCAGCTGGATTGCTTAGTGCTTGTATTCCCGGAACTGGTGCTAGAATCATAGCTTTGGTCGGGGGACCATGCACGGAAGGACCTGGCACg ATTGTGTCAAAAGATCTCTCTGATCCGGTGCGTTCTCATAAAGATCTTGATAAAGATGCAGCGCCCTACTTTAAGAAAGCAGTCAAATTTTATGAGGGTCTTGCAAAACAGCTGGTTAGCCAGGGTCATGTTTTAGATATTTTTGCATCAGCACTTGATCAG gtTGGAGTTGCAGAAATGAAAGTTGCAGTTGAAAGAACTGGTGGCCTTGTTGTCCTGTCTGAAAGTTTTGGTCATTCAGTCTTCAAGGACTCTTTTAAGCGTGTTTTCGAGGATGGGGAGCAATCTCTTGGTCTTTGTTTCAA TGGAACCCTTGAGATTAATTGCTCAAAGGAAATCAAAATTCAGGGAATTGTTGGACCTTGCACATCGATGGAGAAG AAAGGGCCTTCTGTTGCTGATACTGTCATAGGAGAGGGGAACACAACAATATGGAAAATGTGTGGCCTTGACAAGAGTACGTGCTTGACTGTGTTGTTTGATCTTTCATCAAGTGATCGTGCAAATACTCCAGGTGCTGTCAACCCACAATTGTACCTGCAGTTTCTTACAAG TTACCAGAGCCCAGATGGTCAATTAGTGCTTCGCGTGACAACAGTAACCAGAAGATGGGTAGATAGTTCTGTTAGCTCTGAG GAATTGGTTCAAGGATTTGACCAAGAAACTGCTGCAGTGGTAATGGCTAGATTTGCTTCTCTGAAAATGGAGACAGAG GAAACATTTGATGCCACACGGTGGTTGGATAGGTTCCTCATTCGCCTCTGTTCTAAATTTGGGGACTACCGCAAAGACGATCCATCATCATTTACATTAAACCCATCATTTTCTCTTTTCCCCCAGTTTATGTTCAATCTGCGACGCTCACAGTTTGTACAG GTTTTTAACAACAGTCCAGATGAGACTGCATACTTCCGCATGTTGTTAAACCGGGAAAATATTAGTAATGCAGCTGTCATGATTCAGCCATCTCTAATATCATATTCATTTAATTCACTGCCTGCACCAGCATTGTTGGATGTCGCTTCCATTGCTGCAGACCGGATTCTGTTGCTAGATTCATATTTTAGTGTGGTTATTTTTCATGGGATGACAATAGCTCAATGGCGCAACTTGGGATACCAGAACCAACCAGAACACCAG GCCTTTGCGCAACTATTACGAGCTCCACAAGATGATGCCCAAGCGGTTATTAGAGATCGGTTCCCTGTTCCTAGATTGGTAGTGTGTGATCAACATGGTTCCCAG GCTAGATTTTTATTAGCAAAGCTGAATCCCTCAGCAACATATAATAATGCGCACGAGATGGCTGCTGGTTCTGATGTAATCTTTACTGATGATGTTAGTCTTCAAGTTTTCTTTGAGCATCTGCAAAGGCTGGCTGTCCAATCTTGA
- the LOC101503636 gene encoding uncharacterized protein, with product MKVSQDNAYEIFSWLQAKTICKFKSCCKSFSKFLEESDFKTKQANNLLKKDDTCFFIQPGQIEQRYKKIVELHTLLKEKQSSGIPNNVLKFLSKSASVLSSSNGLILCCTISDQQDPIELFICNPITKSRSFIPTPKSLQGNYPYVDINIMLDCSNGSSYDYKIFLFENTIAWSPTCYICKVYDGKEGVWKTMKNNFFSGGRNMKFDMSVLHNGVIYFISDCSPYFGISSPFYMPYIMSYNLENGISTILRLPEEATKGCNENHVSCDMGIFKWGKVTNPNQSICLVRLRECVFNVWFLKDYESSLWESVLEVRVRALGLKEKDPNVRVFMVMNGDLLIFATKNKVYSCGLSNERFMVVEEICEHSCGYCPRLISYSNTLRLCGTNAAPLPC from the coding sequence ATGAAAGTGTCTCAAGACAATGCTTATGAGATATTTTCTTGGCTACAAGCAAAGACTATTTGTAAATTCAAATCATGTTGCAAatcattttccaaatttttagaagaaagcgattttaaaacaaagcaagctaataatttattaaagaaGGATGACACATGCTTCTTTATTCAACCTGGACAAATAGAGCAAAGGTACAAAAAAATAGTTGAGTTGCATACTTTACTTAAAGAAAAACAATCTTCAGGTATTCCTAACAATGTTCTAAAATTCCTATCAAAATCGGCTAGTGTCTTATCTTCTAGTAATGGCTTAATTCTTTGTTGCACCATAAGTGATCAACAAGATCCGATTGAGTTATTCATTTGTAATCCAATCACAAAGTCTCGGTCTTTCATTCCTACACCAAAATCACTTCAAGGAAACTATCCTTATGTTGATATTAATATCATGTTAGATTGTTCTAATGGTTCCTCATATGATTACAAAATCTTTCTATTTGAAAACACAATAGCATGGTCACCAACTTGTTATATATGCAAGGTTTACGATGGAAAAGAAGGCGTGTggaaaacaatgaaaaataatttcttttctGGTGGTCGGAATATGAAATTTGACATGTCTGTACTTCACAACGGagtcatttattttatctcaGATTGTTCTCCTTACTTTGGTATATCGAGCCCTTTTTACATGCCTTATATCATGTCTTATAATTTAGAGAATGGAATATCAACAATCCTTAGATTGCCGGAGGAAGCAACAAAAGGTTGTAATGAGAATCACGTGTCATGTGACATGGGTATCTTTAAATGGGGTAAAGTTACAAATCCAAATCAATCCATTTGTTTGGTGAGATTGAGAGAATGTGTTTTCAATGTATggtttttaaaagattatgaatCGAGTTTATGGGAAAGTGTCTTAGAAGTGAGAGTGAGAGCACTtggattaaaagaaaaagatccTAATGTTAGAGTGTTTATGGTTATGAATGGTGATCTTTTAATTTTTGCTACAAAAAATAAGGTTTATAGTTGTGGTTTGAGTAATGAAAGATTTATGGTGGTAGAAGAAATATGTGAGCATAGTTGTGGATATTGTCCACGCTTAATTTCTTACTCAAATACTCTTCGGTTGTGTGGGACTAATGCTGCACCATTGCCTTGTTAG